The following coding sequences are from one Betaproteobacteria bacterium window:
- the hemF gene encoding oxygen-dependent coproporphyrinogen oxidase: MDTTRLKDFFTGLQGRIVAELEAFDGQPFRSDSWQRPEGGGGMSRLIEDGDFFERGGVNFSHVTGDKLPASATAVRPQLAGRAWEAMGVSLVLHPRNPYCPTAHMNVRCFVASKPGEEDVWWFGGGMDLTPYYGEEDDARHFHATCREALAPYGPKVHARYKKWCDEYFFLKHRNEPRGVGGVFFDDLNEAGPGGETPFERCFALTRAVGEAFTHAYLPILARRRATPYGERERDFQAYRRGRYVEFNLVWDRGTLFGLQSGGRTESILMSLPPVVKWRYDWKPEPGTPEARLYDVFLCARDWV; the protein is encoded by the coding sequence ATGGACACCACCCGCCTCAAGGATTTCTTCACCGGCCTGCAAGGGCGCATCGTGGCCGAACTGGAAGCCTTCGACGGCCAGCCCTTCCGTTCCGATTCCTGGCAGCGGCCGGAGGGCGGCGGCGGCATGTCCCGCCTCATTGAGGACGGCGACTTCTTCGAGCGGGGCGGGGTCAATTTCTCCCACGTCACCGGCGACAAGCTGCCGGCTTCCGCCACTGCGGTGCGCCCCCAACTGGCGGGCCGCGCCTGGGAGGCCATGGGCGTGTCGCTGGTGCTGCACCCGCGCAATCCTTACTGCCCGACGGCGCACATGAACGTGCGCTGCTTCGTCGCCAGCAAGCCCGGCGAGGAAGACGTCTGGTGGTTCGGCGGCGGCATGGACCTGACCCCCTACTACGGCGAGGAGGACGACGCGCGCCACTTCCACGCCACCTGCCGCGAGGCCCTGGCGCCCTACGGGCCCAAGGTTCACGCCAGGTACAAGAAGTGGTGCGACGAGTATTTCTTCCTCAAGCACCGCAACGAACCCCGCGGCGTGGGCGGCGTGTTCTTCGACGATCTCAATGAAGCCGGTCCCGGCGGCGAGACGCCCTTCGAGCGCTGCTTCGCCCTCACCCGGGCGGTGGGCGAAGCCTTCACCCACGCCTATCTGCCCATACTGGCCCGCCGCCGTGCCACGCCCTACGGCGAGCGGGAAAGGGACTTCCAAGCCTACCGCCGCGGCCGCTACGTCGAGTTCAATCTGGTGTGGGACCGCGGCACCCTCTTCGGCCTGCAATCGGGCGGGCGCACCGAATCCATCCTCATGTCCCTGCCGCCGGTGGTGAAGTGGCGCTACGACTGGAAGCCGGAACCCGGAACGCCGGAAGCACGCCTTTACGACGTTTTCCTTTGCGCCCGGGACTGGGTGTAG
- a CDS encoding uroporphyrinogen-III synthase, translating into MSPGGPLAGRTIVVTRPRDQAGPLVEAIAAAGGTPLLFPLLEISPPDDAAPLAAAVARRDEFRIAVFISPNAVTYALPALLAAGPWPAGLLPAAVGQGTVKALAAAGVEGCIAPRERFDSEALLALSALQAEGVAGRGVAIFRGDGGRELLADTLRERGARVECIPCYRRSPPAGGIDALREAWAAGALDAITVSSSEGLRHLVDLVGAEARRELEATPLFVPHARIAECARELGLERVVLTGPADVGILAGLCAYNWGV; encoded by the coding sequence ATGAGTCCGGGCGGCCCCCTGGCCGGGCGCACCATCGTCGTCACCCGTCCGCGGGACCAGGCCGGCCCCCTGGTCGAAGCCATCGCCGCCGCCGGCGGGACGCCGCTGCTCTTTCCCCTGCTGGAGATTTCTCCGCCCGACGACGCGGCACCCTTGGCCGCAGCGGTGGCCCGCCGGGACGAGTTCCGCATCGCCGTGTTCATCAGTCCCAACGCCGTGACCTACGCCCTGCCTGCCCTGCTGGCTGCGGGGCCGTGGCCCGCAGGACTCCTGCCGGCCGCTGTCGGCCAGGGGACGGTGAAGGCCTTGGCGGCAGCGGGCGTGGAGGGCTGCATCGCGCCCCGGGAACGCTTCGATTCGGAGGCTCTGCTCGCCCTGTCCGCCCTGCAGGCCGAGGGTGTGGCCGGGCGCGGCGTCGCCATCTTTCGCGGTGACGGCGGGCGCGAACTGCTGGCCGATACCCTGCGCGAGCGCGGGGCGCGCGTCGAGTGCATTCCCTGCTATCGCCGCTCGCCTCCGGCCGGCGGGATCGACGCCCTGCGCGAAGCCTGGGCAGCGGGCGCTCTGGATGCCATCACGGTGTCGAGCAGCGAGGGCCTGCGCCATCTGGTCGACTTGGTGGGCGCCGAGGCTCGCCGCGAGCTCGAGGCAACGCCGCTCTTCGTCCCCCATGCCCGCATCGCCGAATGCGCACGGGAGCTTGGTCTCGAGCGGGTGGTGCTCACCGGCCCCGCCGACGTGGGCATTCTTGCCGGACTGTGCGCTTATAATTGGGGCGTATAA